The sequence below is a genomic window from Sulfuracidifex metallicus DSM 6482 = JCM 9184.
GAATTGCTTCCAAGGGGAGTACTAATAGTTACAGACGACAAGAACCAAATATTATTTACTACGGAGAGAAAAGAGTTCAAAGATAGAGAAATCAAACAAGGCAGCACATACAGCTTACCTCCAATTTCTACAAGTAAGAGAAAAGCATCTCTACCTTCATTGTTAAGTGCCCCGCAAGAAATAATAGATGCACTTAACATAACTGATGTAGAAAATGGGAAAATTATAATATCAGAATTAGAAGAAAAAATAAAAAATGGTATAATCAAGCCTTGCTTAATTGAGAAAACTACAGTATTACCAATAAAAGCTAGTAATAATTGTATAGAATTTCGATCATTTAATGATGCATTAGATAGATATTTCACGGAATTAGAGAAGGAACAAATAGTGAATGAGTCTAGTAAAAAATTAAATGATGAGAAGGGTAGGTTAATATCGACTATAAACGAAGTAAATCAGAAGATAAGTGTATACAAAGAAAATGCAGAAAGATTAAGAAAAATTGGCAAACTAATAATGGGAAACTATCCTTTAATCGAGGAAATAAGAAATACAAATATAAACTCTAAAAATACAATTATAATAAAATTAGATGGAGAGGAAATAGAATTAGATCCAAGGCTCAGTCCTACTAAAAACGCGTCCATCTACTTTGATAGAGCTAAGGAACTAGAAGCCAAGGCCAAGAAGGCTGAAGAAATACTAATTAATCTACAAAATAAGTTAAATACGTTAGAAGCCTCTATTAAACAGAAAGAGGAATCCAGTAAAATTAAAATAAGAGAAAAGGAATGGTACGAAAAGTACAGATGGACTATAACAAGAAACGAGTTTCTCGTTATAGCTGGTAGAGACGTGGATCAGAACGAAAGCTTGGTTAAAAAAATGCTTGATGATAAAGACATATTTCTGCACGCAGATATACACGGCGCACCTGCTACAATAATAAAAACTATGGGAAAAGAAATAGGGGAATGCGACTTAAAGGATGCAGCTGTTATATCTGCCACTTACTCAAAGGCCTGGAAGGAGGGCTTAGCTTCCATAGATGTGTTCTGGGTTACTGGAGATCAGGTAAGTAAGTCTCCCCCAACTGGAGAGTATTTGCCTAAGGGTTCCTTTATGATCTATGGTAAAAAGAACTTTATCAAAAACCTAAAGCTAGAACTTTGGATAGGATTGGAGGACAATAACGGAGTAAGACTCTTCGTAGGCTCTGAGGAAGCTGTAAAAAAGAGATGCATGTTTCATGTGAAACTTGTTCCTGGGGAAGATGATCCAGAGAAAACTGCCTCTAAAATAATAAAAATAATGAACAGAGAAAATATACCTGGAGCTAATGGTCTTAAGGAGGAGATAATTAAGATTCTTCCAGGGAGATGCAAGGTAATTAAAGAAAATGCATAAAACCTTCAAAACTAAATTTATGCCATAAACATGCCCACTTTACCCCTATCTAATAGAGCATCACTTGTGGGACCACCCGAGTTCTCTTTGCTTAAATTTTTATTAAGGAATTCAGATTCCTATGAATTAGTACCAAAGAAAAAGATACAAGAAGAAACTGAATTTAATCCCACTCAGCTTGAATATTATCTTGCTAAGTTACTAAAGCTCAAATTAATTTACCATGAGAAAAACTTGGGTTATGATGCATACAAAATAACCTTCTCAGGAATTGATGTAATTTCTATTAAAAAATTATATGAAAGCAGGATTCTTAAAAGCCTCTCTACAATTATAGGTGAAGGTAAAGAAAGTGAAGTATATGCTGGCTACGACTTTGACGACAACAAAATAGTGGTAAAGTTTCACAGAATTGGCAGAACTAGCTACAAAAGTCTTAGGCGCGTCAACAAGGATCCATATGGAAGAAAAAGCTGGGTTAGGCTAAGCATAGAAAATGCTGAAGCTGAATATAAGGCACTTACTTGTATGTGGAAGAATGGGGCTAGGGTGCCCAGACCCATTGGTTTAGGTGTCAATGCTATAGCTATGGAATTGATAGATGGTGTTCAACTTTCGGAGAAGCCAGAACTAGGAGATCCAGAAAAAGTGCTTGATGAAATAATTTCTACTATAAAAATAGCATATACGTGTTGTAAAATAATTCATGGTGATTTAAGTCCATATAACATAATGGTTACAAATGATATCCCTTACATTATAGATTGGCCTCAATCTTCAAGAGCTTCTGAAGAAACGCTTTATAGAGATCTAAGCCATATAATCTCCTTCTTTGAAAAAGAGTATGAAATAGTTAGAGAAATACCACAAATTTTATCATATATTAGGGGTTAAATATAATGATAGTAATAGGGGTAGATATAGAACCAAACGAAAGTCCTTCGAAAGGCGAACCACATTACGCCGTAGTAGCGATAAACGAAAAAGGAGAACTAATAGAGAAGAGCGAATTCGCCCCTAGAAGTAGGGTTATCAGGCTAGCATGGGAGATGAAAGCCGAGATAATTGCAATAGATAACATCTATGAACTGGGAGAAACCGATCGAGACGTTATTAATTTTATTAAGTTTTTGCCAGAATATACTAAAATAGTTCAAACAACATTTAATAAAGGAGAATTCAAAAGTATAAAAGAATTAGCGCTAGAAATGGGGATTTTAGATAACGTAATGAAACTATCGCCATTGCGTACAGCGTACGTTAATTGTATGCTGGCAATTAGAGGTTACGGTAAGGTGATTAACCCTGTTGAGAAACGAACTAAGATAATAGTTGCTAGAGGCAGAAACTTAGGACCAGGTGGAATGAGCCAAAATAGATACAAAAGGCACATTAGAGGTCTATTATTACGTGTAGCTAGGGAAATAAAGGAAAAACTTGATAGAAATGGTTTAGATTACGACGTGATAATACGAAGAACCAGAGCTGGAATTGAAGGGGCTGTTTTCACAGTTTACTCCCCAAGGGAAAGGCTATACGGCATAGTAAAGAAGATGAGAGGAAATGATGTCGTAGTCGACATAAGACCAATATATAAAAATAAGATTGAATTTAATGAACCAGAAAGAGAAATAAAAAGAAGAATAATAGTAGGATTGGACCCAGGTCTTGAGGTAGGTATAGCAATAATAGACATCCATGGAAGGCCTTTGTTATTGGAAAGCAGGCGAAGCATAGACAGGGAAGAAATAATAAATATCATAATGAGCTACGGCGTTCCTACAATTATAGCTACAGACGTAAATCCTGTACCTGATGCTGTAAAGAAAATAGCGTCTACATTAAACTGTAGGCTTTTCGTACCAGATCGTGAAATCTCAGCAGAGGAGAAGCAACAAATAGTTTCTATTTTCTCTAAAAAAACTGGAATGAGAATAATAGATGCCCATACAAGAGATTCACTTTCTGCGGCTCTCAAGGCTTTTCACGAAATAGAGAACAAGTTGAGACAAGCAGAAAGCTTGATAAATAGACTTGAACTCGACATAAATGAAGAAAGGGTGTACGATTGCGTAATAAAAGGAGAACCTATCTCTTCATGCATAGAGAAAGAAATAGAGGAGGTATTAAACAAGGAAAATAACGTTAAGGTAATCAAGCAAGTAAAACAAGTAGCGGAAAATCAACAACCCAAGGATGAAATAAACAAGCTTAAATTGGAAAATATTAGATTACGAAGAACTATATCTTCTATAATCATTGAAAAGGAAATGCTAGAAAGAAGGATAGAAGAAACTAAGCTAAATCTAAAAAAGGATTTGGAAAGGGACAGAAGAATATACGAGCTTCAACTACAGCTAACTGAAAAAGATAAATTAATAAATTCACTTACGCAAACTAAACTTAAAAATGAAGCAGAAATAAAGCAATTAAAAGATGTAATACTGAAGTTGAGCAGAAATGATGCAATTCCCGTATTTGATGATAGCTCTCCATTGGTATGTGTAAAAGATGGAAAGTTATTCTTCCTCGGAGAGGAAATAGATCCAATTATAGTACCCTTCTTCAATGGTCAGGTAGCAGTTATAGAGAAAGACACGTTAAACTGGCTTAGATTAATGTCTAAAGAATTAGAAATCGAGAATTCTAAAAAAATTGACCTAAAAGGTCTAATAGAATCGTATAGGAGCTCTAGGTCAAAACATAGTAACTTTTCCTTCTAAGATCAATTCGGTTATTTTACGGAATGAGCTTAGCTGTTCATCAACAATTCCGTTTATTTCGTTCTTTAAATTGTCGCTCATCTTGCCATCTACAGTAACTACATCTAGGTTAGCTATTAATGGATCATCTATAGGCCTACCTATCTGACCTAGAACTTGAACTTGTACCTCCTTTACTTCAGATAGTTCATCTGTAACCTTCTTTGCTATCAAATTGGCCACAACGTTATACATTTTGCCTACATGGTTTACAGGGTTCTTTCCAGCAGTGGCTTCCAAAGACATAGGCCTCATTGGTGTTATTAATCCAGTACCTCTATTTCCCCTTCCAGTTACACCGTCGTCCCCATGTTCTGCCGATGTTCCAGTAACTGTCATGTAGATAATATTGCGTTCTATCTTATCACCAGTATTAACATTCACCTTTATATTATAGTCCGGAGCTATCTTGTTTGCTATTGAAATCACTGTATCTTTTATTTGATCCTTTATGGACAAGTAATGGTTTATGTCTTCAATAAGCTCACTTATTGTTGCAGCAGCTACTGTAATTTCTATATCCTTATTTTTACGGAGTCCCATCACTTTTATATCTTCACCTACTTCAGGCATCTTAGATTTGTACTCTTTGGAGTTCAATTGTCTCTCTATAGTGAAAACCATGTTTTCTAACTTCGACATAGGAGAAAAGCCTACTCCAAAGCTAGTATCATTAGAGAGAGGAGTAGCCTTGCTGGACTCGAAGATACCTACTAGATCAGTGGAACCTTTGCCTATTTTGTAATCAACTATAACGTGCTTTTCTGGATCTAGATATCTAAAATTATCCTTTATCCATTGCTTAACGCTTTCTATTATTATTGTTCCAGCGGGTATTTCGTCAATTCCATCACTAGTTTTTACCTCAGTTGTTACCCTGCCAGCTACTATTATGTAAATAGGTTGAATTACGTCACCTCCTTTGAACTTAGGGGATGCCTGACCTCCAACTACTAAGGTTTTATCAAGATTATGATGAAGTATGACTCCGTATTTCTTAAGATAATATAGGGAAAGCTTCCTACTAGCCTCTTCGGATGCAGAATCCGCGATATAGTCTGGATGACCAATTCCTTTCCTTTCTACTAATTCTACTTCTAGAGAATTGATATCTACAGTCTTATTTAACTGCACATTAATATTTTTCATTTGTAGCACCTTAACAGCTTTAACTTATATCATTTACTTAGTTTTTTCCGCTATAGTCTCATAATCAACACTTATGAACAATATGTTACTCCCTCTAATGAGAACTCTTCCATAACTTGCTACTGGATCCTCGCTGTCTTCCTTCATTTCGCTGCAGTCCCTTAGTACTATGTTCATCGTACCGTCAGTTTGCTCCAGCTTCCCCATATATTCTGAACCATCCTTAAGTTTTACTAATACTAATTTATTTATTGCCATTCTTAAATTCTTCAATGGATTTTCGACTTTTGCCTGCACAGTTCTTCATCCCTTATATGGTATTAAAAATTACGGGTCAAATTTAAAGCTTCTTTCATTAGAGAGGAGCATTGTAAAATTAAGCGGTGATGTTGTTCGTATTATATACCGTTACTTAATTTTCCTTTTCTTAAATCACTATAATCCATGGAGTTAACAATACAAGAACCAGAGGAGATCTTAAAGATAGCTGAGGCATTATCAGTAATTAGCAGAATAAATATTCTAAAGTTAATTAATAATAAACCAATGAGTGTAACCGAATTAACCTCAGAGCTTGGAATGAGCAAAGGAAACATAAGCAATCATATAGCTACCTTGGAGAATGCCGGTCTTGTAGTATCTGAATATGAAAATGGAATAAAGGGAATTAAAAAAATTGTTAAACCTAAATATAGCAGGATAGTTATAGATCTTTCCCCATAGATGCCTTAAGAAAGCTGACATATAAAGGAGACGGGCTCATAGGTCTGCTTTTGAACTCAGGATGGGCTTGTGTTGCTACAAAAAACTTCTTATTAGGTAACTCTATAAACTCTACTAAGCCATTCTCGCTAACTCCTGAAATAACTAGTCCAGCCTTCTGTAGTGCGTCAACATATTCAGGGTTTACCTCATACCGATGCCTATGTCTTTCGTAAATGACTTTGGATCCGTATATTTTATTAGCTATAGAGCCTTCCTTAAGAATAATCTTTTGAGAACCTAATCTCATGGTTCCCCCTACTTGAACTACTCTCTTTTGATCATCTAACATTGTAATTACAGGATAAGTAGTAGAGGGATTTATTTCAGTACTATTAGCATCTTTTAAAGACAATACGTCCCTTGCAAACTCCACAACAGCCAATTGAAAGCCGAAACAGATTCCGAGGAAAGGTATGTTGTTTTCCCTGACGTACTTTATAGCTTTTATTTTACCTTCTGTACCACGTGCTCCAAAACCAGGCAAAACTATAACGCCATCTGCTTTATCCATTATTTCTTTTAATTTTTCATCGTTATCTTCTAGGTCAGTAGATTCTACCCATACCAATTTTGGCTTAATATGAAGCGAAGCGCTAGCATGAATAAGCGCCTCCCTTATGCTCATATACGTATCTTTTAACTTGGTGTACTTACCAATGAGAACTATGTTGACCTCTCTGTCTCCATCCTTCAAGGAAGAAACGAAATTTACCCAATCATCTAGATTGGCATCTGTTTTTGGTATATCTAACATTTTCATTATTTTTTCTGATATACCTTGATTTTCTAGAACTAACGGTACCTCGTAAGGAGTGGCAACATCATAACTGGAGAAGATAAAGGAAGGTTTAACGTTAGTAAACAACGCAATTTTATTCCTGCTTTCTTGATCTAAAGCTACTTCAGACCTAACTATAATTAAGTCTGGTTGAATTCCTATTCTTCTTAATTCTTGAACGCTATGTTGTAATGGCTTTGTCTTTAATTCGCCCGTAACTTTCATATATGGTGCTAACGCTACATGAACGAAAACAAGGTTATTTTCTTCGTCTAACTTCATCTGCCTTACGGCTTCAAGGAAAGGTAAACTTTCTATATCTCCTACTGTTCCCCCTATTTCAACAATTACAACGTCTGCATTACTTACTTCGCCTGCTTTCTTTATCATGGAGATGATTTCTCTTGTTACGTGAGGTATTATCTGGACTGTTTGTCCTAAATATTCGCCTTTTCTTTCCTTATTTATTACTTCAAAATATACTTTACCAGCAGTTATATTATTATATTTGGTTACATTAATTCCTATGAAACGTTCGTAATGTCCTAAATCTAAGTCAGTCTCTGCACCATCCTCTGTAACGAAAACCTCGCCGTGCATATAAGGGTTCATAGTTCCGGCGTCAACGTTTATATAAGGGTCCACCTTGACAACGGTAATTCTAATATTCCTTCTTTTTAGGAGCATCCCTATTGAAGCTGCGACTGTACCTTTACCTACGCTAGAAAGAACACCCCCAGTTATTATAATATATTTAGCCAAGCAGTAATCACAGTAAAAAGGCATTTCTCTCATAAAATAAAAAGTCATTTGTTAAACGCTTCATTTATTAACACGCAAAATCAGGTAGGCGTATGAAAAAAGACATATTCGAGAAGATAAAGAGCAGGAAAAACTTACAAGTTGCCCTTGATTTCATAGACATAAACGACGCGCTAAAGGTAGCTGAAGCCTCAAGTAGGGCAGGAGCTAACATCATAGAGGTTGGAACGCCTCTAGTAAAAGCTTCTGGAATAGAAGGTATGAAAAAGGTTAGAGAAGTGGTTAAAGATAAAATAATGTTAGCAGACATGAAGACTGCAGATGCCGGAGACGTTGAAGTGATAATAGCTAATAACGCTAACGCCAACATAATTACAGTATTAGGCATAATGGATGACTCTACAATTAAGTCCGCAGTTGAGAAGGCATCAGAACTAGGTATGTTAGTTCAGGCTGATCTAATAAACGTTAAAGACGTAGTATGTAGGGCTAAACAACTGAAATCCTTAGGTGTAGACATAGTTGGATTACATGTTGGTTTGGACGTTCAAAAAACTCGTGGTATAAGCGTTGCAGACATGAAAGGAGAAATCAAGGAAATCTCAGAACTTGGTGTCCTAATATCGGTAGCCGGTGGGTTAAATAAGGAAAGAATCTCCATGCTACTTGACTTACCGATAAATATTTTCGTAGTAGGTGGTGCAATTACTAGAAGTAAAGATCCCTATACCTCAACCCTGGACATAGTTAACATAATAAATGGGAACTGACAATAAGAAGTTAGGTGTATTTTAATTGTCTTCTCAACCGACTCAAAAGTCCAAGGATTTGAAAATCTCTAATAAGCAAGTGATAAACCCTACTATTCTGAACGAGGATAAGAGGAAGTTAAGCCTTCTTTACATAATTAACAGGATGGAAAGAGTTTCAGAGAAAGCCCTCACTGCATTAATTTTCGAAATGAAAGAGAAAGGTATGGATTTAGGATATAACTTTAATAATATTGGAAATAATATATTTAGCCACTCACTTAAAGAAGATATAACTTCTCTCCTTTACTTAGGCTTTATAGAAAACGACCTTAAAACTAAGAAGTTATCCTTATCCAACGACGGAAAGGAGTTCCTAGAAAAATCCCAAATAGAAGAAGAAATGAAGAACAAACTTGATTCTGCAATTAATGATCTAAAAGTAAAAATAAATGCAATAGATGAAGAATATAACCTAAAGATGAAGAACGAGAGAAGGCTTAGGAATGGGAGAAGGTAAAGTTTTTAGCTTATATAATAATATAATATAAATTAGATATATATTCGTGCCCTGAAAGTAGATTAACTTGACGTTTAAGTATTTGCCTCGAAAACTTCTTGTATATGTATAATCAGGTTGATTTATGGCTTGATCATTTCGAGAAATAAAATTTCTTAAACCTTAAAATAGAGTTAATTTAATAAAAAGAGATAGCTACTGAAAGGGAAAAATGTTTTAGATCGTAGATAGAGGACTTCTCCTTTCCTGAGTCTGTTGAGATTCTTCTGCTACTACACGTGCCCATATTAGAGGATCTAGCTTTCCGTCCTTTCCTAACTTGGTTATCAATTCCCTAAACTGACTCGTGTGCCTTATATCTAGTTCGAGCAACTGTTCTAATAGTTTCCAGCTGTTGTTCTTTACATCTTGTAACATTTCCTCCGGCATATGTTTAATTACCATTGGGTCTTGTAACCATTGATCAAATGCTTTTAGAGTTCTTATCATATGTTGAAATGCTGTTCTTGAAGCTAGAACTAAGTCCAACCTATCCATGTCACTTGTAGACTGTTTTACCTCCATTTCTTTCAAAGTTGCTAGTAAGTTCTTCTGCATCTTTATCCATTCATCTAAGTTATTAAGGAACGTATTTTCCAACCTAGACACCATATACTGTTAGTGATTCACACTTAATAAATACTAGTTTTAAGAGTTCTCTCCTAAAGAGAAAGTATTATACTTCGGACAAGTTAAAGGGCAAACCGTTCTTTTTTACCCTATCTTCTATCTCATTTTCATGAGCCTTTAGAAACTTAATATCGTCTTCCTTTTTCCTCAAGCCGTCTGGAAGCATTCTAGGTATTTCATCTATAATTGGATACCATCGATTGCACTTATCGCAGATTAATATACCTTCTATTATCTCTTTACTTTCACATTCTTCGCAAGGAGTTGAGTCTAATTTTCTAATAAAATCTTTTTTAAACGAGCAGAAGATTTCGCAGACAGGCTTTTTAATGTCTGCATTCTTCCTTTCAACCTCTTTTTCGTTAAAGACAAGCATTGTAAGTGGAAAGTTCTTACATATTGGGCATGCTAAAACGTCCATAAGTCGATACTTCAAGCTATGCTCCACCTACAAACTTAGTTAACTCGTTAGCTATCTCGGAGGCCTTAGACTGATCTTTAGCCTCAACTAATATTCTTATTATAGGCTCGGTTCCGCTTTTCCTCACTAAAAACCAATAATCATTGGAGGTTACCTTTACTCCATCTATGGTAATCATTTTACCGCTATTGCTGTACTTGTTCTCTATTTCCTTGTAAATTTTTTCCACGTTTGTACTCTCAGTTAATCTCACTTTTGTCTTAACGAGATAATACTTTGGCAACCTTTCGAAAAGTGAGGCGGAGGATTCGTTTTCGCTAGCCATAAGCTCGAGCATTAATGCCATGGACATTGCTCCGTCTCTTACGTATTGATGAGGGGGATACATGAAACCTCCGTTCTCTTCGAATCCAGCCACTCCTTTTTCTTTCATTAGAGTATGAGCTATATCTACACTTCCTACTTTGGTCCATTTTACTTCCAAACCGAAATTGGATAAGTATTCTTCTACAAGACTGGAGCTAGACACTGCTGTAAAGACTCTGGGTGGGAGATTGGGATTCTTAACGTGTGACCAATAGGACAGTAATGCAGCGCTCCTATCTCCCCATTCTATGATCCCGTTAGAATCTATGAAAATTGCCCTATCAGCGTCACCATCATGATTAACACCTAAGTCTACTTTCAAGACCTTAGCTACCTCAGCAGTTTCGCGAAGAGTCTCAAATGTAGGCTCTGGATATCTGGCTGGAAATAGTGGATCTAGATTTCCATTCAGAGTAAATACTCTACACCCTAGTTCTCTTGCCACTATTGGAGTAGTTAGACCGCCTACACTATTAGCTGAATCTACCAGAACTCTATAACCCTTTTTTCTTATTTTTTCTACATCAACTTGAGATAATACGCCCTTAACGTAGGTGTCAAGCAGTCTAGTCTCCTTCCTAACATCATATTTTAAAGACGTCCAATCGGAAGAGTTAAACTTACTCTCAAAATATATTTCCTCTATTTTATTTTCTTCCTCTCTCTCTATTTCTATTCCTTCGTTTGAAAGAACTTTAATTCCGTTATATTCTGGAGGATTATGGCTAGCTGTTATTATGACTCCACCGTCATAGCCTAGAGTTTTTACACCGTATTGTAGGGCAGGAGTAGCCCCAAATCCAGCCTCGTAAACATTAACGCCAGTACTTAGCAAAGCTCCTTCTACAACCCTCATAAACATGTCTCCTCCTGCACGGGCATCTCTCCCTATCATGATATTGGCATTTTTTCCAAAGTATGTTCCTATCGCCTTGCCTAATTTAAGAGCTAAATCTACAGTTAATTCCTTATTTATAATCCCTCTAACTCCATCAGTACCGAATAGTTTACCCATATATTATTACTTATATTGAAACATTTAAGAGTGTCGTAGTATATCAGTCCTTTGTTCCTAAAAGAGACAACTTTAGACTTAGACCGTACTATATATTTTATTAGTATAAATATTTCAATATATCTAGATAATTATTACTTTTATAAAAGATATAGATAACCTCTGTTAAGATTTTACATACTCAGCCTAAATAAGTTATAGACTAGTACATGAGGGCTCGAGCCGGGGATTGAACCCGGGACCTCTGGGTCCACAGCCCAGCGCTCTCCCAAGCTGAGCTACTCGAGCCACACCACCTTCAACTAAAACTCAATAATTTTTAAACTCTTCTGCGTTGTAGCTCTAGCTCTTTCTTTACGTTGTCAAGAATACCTCTCGCAATTACTATTTTATTATTTTTACTAATTTTCATTTGACTTTCATTTGTAATAATAAAAATTTCATTGTCAGTAGATCCAAAACCTATATCATGCCTTGATACGTTATTAGTTACTATCATATTGAACCCATGTCTTTCCATTTTAGCTCTAGCCTTCTTTGTTAGCTCCTCATCGTTGTCGACGGTCTCTGCAGAGAAACCTACAACGAAAGCCTTACCTACCGCGACCGAAGACACCTTAGGCGTCTTAATTAACTTAACCTCAGGAACCTCTCTTGCGGTATCAACTTTGTTCTCAAATTTGTTCTGAAAAGAAAAATCAGCAGGAGCTCCAGCTAAAATAACAATTGAAAATCCTTCCTTTACACCTGCTTCGACTTCTTTCATCATTTCGTCCGTAGTTTTCACTTCAAAAACGTTTTTCATAGCAGGCTTCATTGAGGTTGATAGTGGGCCATGAATCAACCTAACGTCGGCTCCCCTAAAGAACGCTTCATTTGCTATGGCTATTCCCATTGTTCCACTACTAGGATTGCTCATAAAACGAACGGGGTCCATGTATTCTCTAGTCGGACCTGCTGTGACCAATATCTTTTTTCCAGAAAGATCCTTTCCCCTTAAGATAATGCTTTCTATTTGCCAAGTCAATAAGTTTATATCTGGATAATGGGCAACGTCCCTTTCTTCATACGGTTCTATTATGTGAATGCCTTGGGATTTCAACATCTCTAATGAGTGTAACACTTGAGTCGTTTTGTACATAGACAAATGCATTGTCGGAACTATAAAGAGAGGTTTATGCTCCCCGATGAAATTAGACGCTGTAAGTAGAACTGAATTATCTGTTATACCATAGACTAATTTATTTAGAAAATTCATGGTAGCTGGGGCGACAACCATAGCTTCCTTCTCTGACAACTGAACATGTTCAAGGTTTCCGGTTATGTCTACAATAACTGGATTTCCAGTAGCCCATTCAAACATGGAAGGAGATATTAATCTAGAAGCTGCCCTGCTCATTATCACATGAACTTCAGAACCATGCCTCATTAACTCCCTAGCCAGATCTAAGGATTTATATAAAGAAATGCTTGCTGTTACTCCGAGGACTACACTTTTTCCAGACAATGGTCCGTCATTCACTATTATTCTCTTCGATGGATGAACCATGGATCAGTCACATATATAATACTCCCGAATAAAACGTAATCTGTGGAGTTTGCAGAATTCAATAAAGGTTCTCCCTTCACTATAAGGAACGCCAGAATGGAAGATATAGAACAAATAATACATATCAATAAGGATTCTTTACCTGAGAATTATCCTCATTATTTCTTTATAGAACATCTGAAAGAATATGGTCTAGCGTTCTTCGTAGGTCTAGTAAACTACAACGTAGTAGGTTATGTAATGCCGAGAATAGAATGGGGGTTCAGCAATTTCAAACAAATTCCTTCAATAGTAAAAAAGGGCCACATTGTATCAATAGCCGTAGAACAACATTATAGAAAAATGGGAATTGGTTCAGCTCTACTCAGAGAATCGATGAAGGCTATG
It includes:
- the glmM gene encoding phosphoglucosamine mutase; this encodes MGKLFGTDGVRGIINKELTVDLALKLGKAIGTYFGKNANIMIGRDARAGGDMFMRVVEGALLSTGVNVYEAGFGATPALQYGVKTLGYDGGVIITASHNPPEYNGIKVLSNEGIEIEREEENKIEEIYFESKFNSSDWTSLKYDVRKETRLLDTYVKGVLSQVDVEKIRKKGYRVLVDSANSVGGLTTPIVARELGCRVFTLNGNLDPLFPARYPEPTFETLRETAEVAKVLKVDLGVNHDGDADRAIFIDSNGIIEWGDRSAALLSYWSHVKNPNLPPRVFTAVSSSSLVEEYLSNFGLEVKWTKVGSVDIAHTLMKEKGVAGFEENGGFMYPPHQYVRDGAMSMALMLELMASENESSASLFERLPKYYLVKTKVRLTESTNVEKIYKEIENKYSNSGKMITIDGVKVTSNDYWFLVRKSGTEPIIRILVEAKDQSKASEIANELTKFVGGA
- the rimI gene encoding ribosomal protein S18-alanine N-acetyltransferase — translated: MEDIEQIIHINKDSLPENYPHYFFIEHLKEYGLAFFVGLVNYNVVGYVMPRIEWGFSNFKQIPSIVKKGHIVSIAVEQHYRKMGIGSALLRESMKAMKENYKAEEVYLEVRVSNEVAINMYRKNGYKEVKLLKGYYADGEDAYLMACQL
- a CDS encoding DUF2153 domain-containing protein, producing the protein MENTFLNNLDEWIKMQKNLLATLKEMEVKQSTSDMDRLDLVLASRTAFQHMIRTLKAFDQWLQDPMVIKHMPEEMLQDVKNNSWKLLEQLLELDIRHTSQFRELITKLGKDGKLDPLIWARVVAEESQQTQERRSPLSTI
- a CDS encoding orotidine 5'-phosphate decarboxylase — encoded protein: MKKDIFEKIKSRKNLQVALDFIDINDALKVAEASSRAGANIIEVGTPLVKASGIEGMKKVREVVKDKIMLADMKTADAGDVEVIIANNANANIITVLGIMDDSTIKSAVEKASELGMLVQADLINVKDVVCRAKQLKSLGVDIVGLHVGLDVQKTRGISVADMKGEIKEISELGVLISVAGGLNKERISMLLDLPINIFVVGGAITRSKDPYTSTLDIVNIINGN
- a CDS encoding CTP synthase, producing the protein MPFYCDYCLAKYIIITGGVLSSVGKGTVAASIGMLLKRRNIRITVVKVDPYINVDAGTMNPYMHGEVFVTEDGAETDLDLGHYERFIGINVTKYNNITAGKVYFEVINKERKGEYLGQTVQIIPHVTREIISMIKKAGEVSNADVVIVEIGGTVGDIESLPFLEAVRQMKLDEENNLVFVHVALAPYMKVTGELKTKPLQHSVQELRRIGIQPDLIIVRSEVALDQESRNKIALFTNVKPSFIFSSYDVATPYEVPLVLENQGISEKIMKMLDIPKTDANLDDWVNFVSSLKDGDREVNIVLIGKYTKLKDTYMSIREALIHASASLHIKPKLVWVESTDLEDNDEKLKEIMDKADGVIVLPGFGARGTEGKIKAIKYVRENNIPFLGICFGFQLAVVEFARDVLSLKDANSTEINPSTTYPVITMLDDQKRVVQVGGTMRLGSQKIILKEGSIANKIYGSKVIYERHRHRYEVNPEYVDALQKAGLVISGVSENGLVEFIELPNKKFFVATQAHPEFKSRPMSPSPLYVSFLKASMGKDL
- the coaBC gene encoding bifunctional phosphopantothenoylcysteine decarboxylase/phosphopantothenate--cysteine ligase CoaBC is translated as MVHPSKRIIVNDGPLSGKSVVLGVTASISLYKSLDLARELMRHGSEVHVIMSRAASRLISPSMFEWATGNPVIVDITGNLEHVQLSEKEAMVVAPATMNFLNKLVYGITDNSVLLTASNFIGEHKPLFIVPTMHLSMYKTTQVLHSLEMLKSQGIHIIEPYEERDVAHYPDINLLTWQIESIILRGKDLSGKKILVTAGPTREYMDPVRFMSNPSSGTMGIAIANEAFFRGADVRLIHGPLSTSMKPAMKNVFEVKTTDEMMKEVEAGVKEGFSIVILAGAPADFSFQNKFENKVDTAREVPEVKLIKTPKVSSVAVGKAFVVGFSAETVDNDEELTKKARAKMERHGFNMIVTNNVSRHDIGFGSTDNEIFIITNESQMKISKNNKIVIARGILDNVKKELELQRRRV
- a CDS encoding Trm112 family protein — its product is MKYRLMDVLACPICKNFPLTMLVFNEKEVERKNADIKKPVCEIFCSFKKDFIRKLDSTPCEECESKEIIEGILICDKCNRWYPIIDEIPRMLPDGLRKKEDDIKFLKAHENEIEDRVKKNGLPFNLSEV